A portion of the Rhizoctonia solani chromosome 6, complete sequence genome contains these proteins:
- a CDS encoding glycosyltransferase family 31 protein, producing MIHIAPKSVASDSGTTATSPPFSPFSPATSVASDNTGTSDDHSTEPADLGAFQSVFRALSQLQVSHPPRTMTSLATIPAVEEDDDDDDDDTDRNFNSDDDSDRWASALDDEQDVEGEDVVTPSRDQHHKFESSDTEGASSKNTDESSDEQVAAAYTYDVESAVEAEDSRTIWNHEPIASYLVSAATPAPDRQAAKLRQLGGEYGSRGGRGTYVDADQSVPTSFTITHEALLSQTHALAEQTFVQPPVQPQTYSTEESSPAPYYTTSRRAASGLPPVYIPPTSTVPLNQHVPRTPGPGDPNLGALEQALEFLAAERTRVASQLDSSIEEYAYRTTEGKRRRRKRKKGVRDEPPVPPGVTLALARSTSNLHLNKVPTPVRSGNSNNSGSAHERTDTAVPSPSEGTSFSSSSADPRNVRRSYLHDATEVPPVPALRQQQRRPSTGTAYSAGPGISSNMLAHEIIASYSVPTPPPTGRRGARRTQGRGNSVEIQQVPAYAPRIPGYDPRNAPPVDPRVQSIGQRLNGGSGSGSSPTNMEQQNGENKVARLRMLANTLARHFPEDAGALRRAAEGGGGTGFERQENLLYVFVDHSNILVGFLEYLKKNPQLLRPSVGSPRRLKPKILHTALVLLLERGRPCARRILVASSPLHQPLDGVVGMGYEVSVLQRVEIKEGDGASPSPRPRRPGEIGSSEDDRNNPGAPSLARTNSSARKTPNHRRTPSDNSRPRYREEAVDELLQLKLLQTILDTPPATIVLATGDGASSQFNPDGFVGCVRRAVERGWTVELVGWEEGVSRAWRELERDVAGRGPRAKGGFRIVGLERWVGELIDL from the exons ATGATCCACATTGCTCCCAAGTCGGTTGCGTCTGACTCTGGGACCACCGCCACATCGCCCCCATTTTCTCCGTTTTCGCCGGCTACAAGTGTGGCGAGCGACAACACAGGCACGTCCGATG ACCACTCGACAGAGCCCGCCGACTTGGGCGCCTTTCAGTCGGTGTTCCGGGCCTTGTCTCAACTCCAGGTTTCCCATCCGCCTCGTACTATGACGTCCCTCGCTACTATTCCTGCCGTTGAAgaagacgatgatgatgatgacgacgacACAGACCGGAACTTCAACTCGGACGACGATAGCGACCGCTGGGCATCCGCACTCGATGATGAGCAGGATGTAGAGGGCGAGGATGTGGTCACCCCCAGTCGGGACCAACATCATAAGTTTGAATCGTCTGATACTGAAGGAGCAAGCAGTAAGAACACCGACGAGAGCTCAGACGAACAAGTTGCTGCTGCGTATACGTACGATGTTGAGAGTGCCGTTGAAGCCGAGGACAGCCGAACTATTTGGAACCACGAACCGATCGCGTCTTACCTTGTTAGCGCCGCCACCCCAGCTCCGGACCGTCAAGCCGCTAAATTGAGGCAGCTTGGTGGAGAATATGGCTCCAGGGGCGGAAGGGGAACGTATGTTGATGCCGACCAATCGGTCCCTACCAGTTTCACAATTACCCACGAAGCACTTCTTAGCCAGACGCACGCACTCGCTGAACAGACATTTGTACAACCGCCAGTTCAACCTCAAACATATAGTACGGAAGAATCATCTCCTGCTCCTTATTATACTACAAGCCGTCGGGCGGCATCAGGTCTTCCCCCTGTATACATCCCACCTACGTCGACCGTCCCACTCAACCAACACGTCCCTCGCACACCCGGGCCAGGGGATCCCAACCTTGGCGCTCTCGAACAAGCTCTCGAGTTTTTGGCCGCAGAACGCACGCGTGTGGCGAGCCAACTTGATTCCTCTATCGAAGAATATGCCTATCGTACGACTGAAGGCAAACGCCGCAGACGCAAGCGCAAAAAAGGCGTGCGAGACGAACCCCCAGTCCCACCGGGCGTGACACTCGCGCTCGCCCGGTCCACGTCAAACCTTCATTTGAACAAGGTCCCCACCCCCGTGCGAAGCGGAAACAGCAACAATTCTGGGTCAGCACACGAAAGAACCGACACGGCTGTGCCTTCTCCCTCGGAAGGAACGTCAttttcttcctcgtctgCGGATCCGAGAAACGTGCGCAGGTCATACTTGCATGATGCGACGGAGGTCCCGCCTGTCCCCGCCCTTCGTCAGCAACAACGTCGTCCGAGCACCGGGACTGCTTACTCCGCCGGACCAGGGATCAGTTCGAACATGTTGGCGCATGAGATTATTGCTTCGTATAGTGTTCCGACTCCCCCGCCTACAGGCCGTCGCGGGGCTCGTCGTACTCAGGGGCGCGGGAACAGCGTAGAGATACAGCAAGTGCCTGCATACGCGCCTCGTATACCAGGCTACGATCCTCGAAACGCCCCACCCGTCGATCCTCGTGTACAATCGATCGGGCAACGTTTGAACGGTGGATCAGGGTCCGGGTCGTCTCCTACGAATATGGAACAGCAGAACGGAGAGAACAAGGTCGCTCGGCTAAGGATGTTGGCCAATACACTTGCAAGGCATTTCCCTGAGGACGCAGGCGCTCTTAGGAGAGCTGCTGAAGGCGGAGGAGGGACTGGATTTGAGCGGCAAGAGAACTTGTTGTATGTGTTTGTTGATCA CTCTAATATTTTGGTTGGTTTCCTCGAATATTTAAAGAAGAACCCGCAATTGCTTCGCCCCTCGGTCGGATCTCCCAGACGCCTGAAGCCCAAGATCTTGCATACCGCGCTGGTACTCCTGCTTGAACGTGGTCGACCATGCGCACGTCGAATCCTGGTTGCCAGCTCCCCGTTGCACCAGCCCCTGGATGGGGTTGTTGGGATGGGGTATGAAGTGAGCGTTCTCCAACGGGTCGAaattaaggaaggagatggtGCATCGCCTTCGCCTCGTCCACGACGACCAGGGGAAATCGGTTCGAGCGAAGACGATAGGAATAACCCCGGCGCCCCTTCTCTGGCACGTACCAACTCATCAGCTCGCAAGACTCCAAACCATCGGCGCACGCCATCCGACAATAGTCGTCCGCGTTATCGAGAAGAAGCCGTCGATGAATTACTCCAGCTCAAACTCTTGCAGACCATCTTGGACACTCCACCCGCGACAATTGTACTCGCTACGGGCGACGGCGCGTCTTCCCAGTTCAACCCTGACGGATTTGTTGGATGCGTCAGGCGCGCGGTCGAGCGTGGGTGGACAGTTGAGCTTGTCGGATGGGAAGAAGGCGTCAGTCGGGCATGGCGTGAACTTGAAAGGGACGTCGCGGGCAGAGGTCCCAGGGCCAAGGGAGGGTTCAGGATCGTTGGACTCGAGCGGTGGGTTGGCGAGTTAATTGATTTGTAG